The sequence AAAATCTTGTCGCGGCCCTCGATGCGGTCCAGCCACATTTGGCCGGCAATCGCATCAACCGCATTGTGTCGCCCCACGTCTTCGACAAACATCAGAATCTCGCTGCCTTTGCACAGCGCGCAGCCGTGCACAGCGCCAGCGGTTTTGTAGACCGTGTCATGCCGGCGCACGTTGTCCATCAATGCATAAAAGGTTTCCTCGCCCAGGAAAACATCTGTGGGTAAATTGAGTTTATCGATTTCATCCATCAATTCGCCGAACACCGTGCCCTGGCCGCAGCCGGTCGTGACTGTGCGTTTTTCCATGCGCCCGTCGAGGTCCTGAATGCCATGCCTTGTGATTATAGCGACTGCTTCGGTTTCCCAATCCACCTGTACCGACTTGATCTCGTCAATATTGTTCACCAGTCGCTGATTACGCAGGTAACCAATAGCGAGCGCTTCCGGCGCCGCACCCAGAGTCATGAGGGTTACGATTTCCCGCTTGTCCACATATAAAGTGAGTGGATGTTCGCCGGCGATCTGCGTATTCGACCATTCGCCATGTTCGTTCATCGAGCGCACGGCAAATGTGAGCGGGCGGCTTGCGTGGGTGATTTTCGGACGATAAGGGGTACCCATACCGGATCCTTAGAAAGTGATTACAAGATATAACCATAAGTAGAGATGAAAGAAAATACACTGAATACCCATAATTTGACAGTGGCTTTTTGTTGTATCTTTTTTCACCCCGGCGCAGAATCATGGTTGAATGGGGGGAAGGCGATGAAGCATCCTAGCATGTCGGTAGCCGTAATCATGGAGCGCCTGGTTTTGGATAATGAGTGGTGTACTGAGAAGTGGGAAGCGATAGGAATTGTTCCCGACCTCAGCGGCGGGAATAAACAGTGGTGTGTCATATTTGAAGATGCGCGTCAGAAGCACATATTATTCCCGGGTTTCGATGTGACCCTTCATAGGGACGAGGCGGAGGGC comes from Burkholderiales bacterium and encodes:
- a CDS encoding DUF3305 domain-containing protein, which translates into the protein MKENTLNTHNLTVAFCCIFFHPGAESWLNGGKAMKHPSMSVAVIMERLVLDNEWCTEKWEAIGIVPDLSGGNKQWCVIFEDARQKHILFPGFDVTLHRDEAEGYYLNLSSPQPKVFVSWRSQEDLAVPYIVTVSYNEAARWMDSNEQVDGVPMPSDIADWLSDYVNRNYKPEPKKRQRPQSFVSPARRIDKTTG
- a CDS encoding formate dehydrogenase accessory sulfurtransferase FdhD translates to MGTPYRPKITHASRPLTFAVRSMNEHGEWSNTQIAGEHPLTLYVDKREIVTLMTLGAAPEALAIGYLRNQRLVNNIDEIKSVQVDWETEAVAIITRHGIQDLDGRMEKRTVTTGCGQGTVFGELMDEIDKLNLPTDVFLGEETFYALMDNVRRHDTVYKTAGAVHGCALCKGSEILMFVEDVGRHNAVDAIAGQMWLDRIEGRDKIFYTTGRLTSEMVIKCAQMEIPFLVSRSGLTQMGYEIAKQIGLTMIGRAAGKHYLLFTGESRFIKSRQASLT